In Peromyscus eremicus chromosome X, PerEre_H2_v1, whole genome shotgun sequence, the sequence AGCGCAGTCAACAGGTCTGCACCCACCTGGGACCTGTCCATCCTCCTCTGGCTTGGTTTCGCCTCTTCTGCACTGTATCTGTGTTATTGACTGAGACTGCTTGGGTAGGAGCCTCCTTGAGTGCTGGATTGACACTCGGGTCTTCTTTTCAATCTCCTAGCCTTGCATACCAAAGAGTGTTGTGAAGACCAATCCTGTAACATAGCTGTAGTGAGGTTTACTGTTGTTAATTGGTAGACATCGGGGCGTTATCTAACATACGCAATGACTAGGGCAGAGATGGAGCCTGGTGCCCAGGCAAAGACTGAAAATAAGCCTGGAGATGAGAATGCCAATACCAATGCTGCCGAGGTAGAGAATGAAGCCCCATTGGTGGTCAGACCCAAGGTTAGGACACAGATAATGACTGGAGCAAGGCCCAAAGTGAAGCCTAGAGCTCCTCCTGGAGCAAGACCTAAGATTGAAGCCAGTTCACCAGGTGGGGCATATCCTAAATATAAGCCCAAGTCAATCCCTGTTTCACGATCGAGAAATGATGCCCAGGTCTGGGCCCCAAATAGGTTTCGGGCAGATCCCATGTCAAAGATGGGCAAGCAGGGTCAGATGAGTACTGCAAACTCTCCACTGGTCGGTACTGATTCTGGGGTGATTGCTCAAGCTAAGTGCCTGTCTGTTGATAGAGAACTTGGTAATATGGACACTGAGAGTTATCCCAGAAGGGCTAATTCTCAAGCAGGATTCCAGCATTCCTTTGGCCCAGAGGAGGGAACCAGTACGGGGACCTGGTACCGTTCTAGGCCTACCCCCAAAGGAGAGGCTTCTGAGAATTCTGATTTCAGATGGGCAGATAAACCCTCAGGAAGTTCCTCCTTCTGGAATAGAGATGAACCCAGTACAAGATTCCGTCCTAGGAAAAACATGAAGGCCAATAATCCCAGGTTCAGACACATGGCCAAACAGGAGACAAATACCATGCCtaggcacaaaaacaaacaagagttcTATAATATTTCTAGTTCTGATTCTGAGGATGAGTCTGCTAAGACTCCCTGGTTCTGGGCCAAAGAAAAGACCAAAGTCTGGTCTAGGCCCAAAGAAGAGCCCAATAATAGGTCCTGGTTTAGGCCTAAGAAAGAAGTCCATGCTGAATCCACTTCTGGGTCTGAATGTGAAAATCATCCAAAATCTTCATTCTGCTCTGGAGAAGAGGCCAAATCTAGAACCAAACCCAGAGTCAGGAAAGGGGTCAATATGAGGGCCAGACACCAGGCCAAGCGAGAAGCTTACAATGATGGCCCATCTGGATCTGTAGATACCAGTAAAAAAGAGTCCTGGTTCTTGCCTGAAGATAAAGCTAGTGCTTTTGCAAAGTCTAAGATAAAGAAAGAGCCCAGAACCAGAGCAATgccaaaggaagaagtcaaaaccAAGGTCAGAGCAAGTACCAAACAAGAAGCCAGGTCAGAGGAGGAAGTCCTCGTTGGAGCTTGGTTCTGGGATACCCAGGAATCCAGGATGGTAGATAGGGTAATCACCAAGCCCAGTCTACATGTAGAGGAGGAGCCCATTGTTGGAGATTGGTTCTGGAGTGAAGAAGAAGCCAGTGTGGACTCTGAGACTTGTTGTATATCCAGACCAAGGGCTAAGGAGGACCAAGTTAGTACTTTCTCTTTAGGTTCTGGGAAGAAGACCAGCATTGAAAATGGGCCTAAGGCCTCCTCTAAGTCTGTGTCAGTAGCTGAGGAGGAGAACATTATTGGGTCCTGGTTCTGGGCAGATGATGAAGATGTCAGCTTGCAGGCTGAGGACGAGTCCATTTTTGGATCTTGGTTCTGGGGCATTGGCGAGAACAGCTTGAGATCTGTTAGAGTCGGTTGTGAGAAGATGCCAAAGTCTGAGGACAAAGAAGTTACTGATTCCTGGTTCTGGGCTGGAGAAGTCAGTACAGAGGCCGAGGTTGAAGAACAGGCCAGGCCAGCATCTACAAAAGGGACAATCTTTGTGCCTTGGTTTTGGTCTGAAAAGCAGGCACATGTGGATTTAGGAACTGAACCTTGCTCTGACATCATGGCAGGAGCTGAGGAAGAACCCATAATTGGGCCCTGGTTCTGGGCTAAAGTAGACACTAGTGTGGAGGCCGAAGTTAACAGTAAGTCTAGcctggaggatgaggaagagcccATTATATCACCTTGGCTTGGCGCCAGAGAACAAGCCAATATGAAGTATGCAGCTGGGGCCAGATACAAGCCTATGGCAGAAGCTGAGGATACTAATAAAGAGTCTTGCCTCTGGGCAAAGGAACCCAGTTTGTATCCTACCAATAGAGAAAGCTCGAAGTCTGCTCTGAGAGAGCAAGGGGACACTGTTGATTCATGGCTCTGGTCCAATAATTATCCAAGGACAGAGGCCACTGCAGGGTCCTGGTTATGGGCTGCAGAAGAAGGAAATATAGATGATGAGACTGGAGAAGAGATTAAGCTACCAACTTTAGAGGACAACATATTCAGTTCTTGGTTCTGGAAGGATGATGAAGAAACCGTTGTAGAGGCTACCAACATACAGGAATCCAGGCCAGAAGCTGAAGAGGAAGACATTATTGGCTCTTGGTTTTGGGCTGGAGATGAGGACAAATTTCAGCCAGCTACTGAGATTCATGAAGAGAACAAGACAGCATCTGAAGAGGAAGATGCAGTTGGATCCTGGTTCTGGGGCAAGGAAGAGGCCGGtctagagccaatgagaaggggCACTTTTGAGTCCGCTCCTGGAATTAAGGAGGAGGAAATTACTGGGTCATGGTTCTGGAGTGGAGAAGCCAAAATTGGGGCTGGGTCACAGACAGTCGAAACTGGGtcagaaactgaagaggaggcaATTTTTGAGTCTTTGATCTGGGCCGCAAAAAAGAACATTGTAAGAGCAGCAGTAAACCGTGTGTCCAAGCCAGAGGGTGAGGGCGAAATGGTTGTTGAGTCCCGGTTCCAGTCTAGTGACAAGGCCACAGAAAAATCTGAAACTGTGCTTATCAGTGAGTCCAGTCCAGAAAATAAGGAAGGGCCAATTGTTGAGTTTGGGTCAAGAGCAAAGGATGAGGCAATTAACAAGACTGACAGTGGAGATAACTGTGAAGTTAATACAGAAGCTGAAACCATGGTGGGATCCTGGTTCTGGGAAGGAGATGAAACTGGCTTTGAGTCCAATCCTACCCCTGTGTTCAAGGCCACTTGTGAGCCTAAGTCTTCAACTGAGCAGGAACCTGATCCTTCCCGCAGACCCCAGAGCTGGGATGAGGTCACTGTTCAATTTAAGCCTGGTCCATGGGGAAAGGCTGGCTTCCCGTTCGTAAGCCCCTTCAGATTTCCAAAAGAAGCAGCATCTCTGTTTGCTGAAATGTTTGGGGGAAAACCTAGGCCTGACAACCTTGGTCCAGAAGGAGAGCAGGAATCTTCAGGTCAACCTGAATCTGAGTTCCCATTTCAGTATGATCCCTCTTACCGATCAGTCCAGGAAATTCGAGAGCATCTTAAGGCCAGGGAAAGTGCGCAGCCTGAGAGCTGGTCCTGTAGCTGCGTACAGTGTGATCTTAGAATTAGTTCTGAGGAGTTTGAGGAACTTCTTTTAATAATGGACAGAAATCAAGACCCCTTTATTCATGAAATATCTAAAATTGCAATGGGCATGAGAAGCGCTTCTCCATTTACCCGAGATTTCATTAGAAACTCGGGTGTCATCTCACTGATTGAAGCCTTACTTAACTATCCGTCCTCCCGAGTTAGGACAACATTTTTGGAAAATATGGTTCGAGTGTCTCCACCTTATCCAGATCTGAACATGATTCAGACATACGTGTGTCAGGTTTGTGAGGATACCTTTGATTATGACTTAGATTCCTCTGATCAGTTGTCTGGATTGACAATGGTTACACATCTCACTGCTACTTCTGACTATCATAAAATGGTTGCCAAATATTTGTCTGGCTTTTTCTACTTACTAAGTTCAGGCAATACTAAAACAAGGCTTCAAGTTCTGAAATTGCTACTGAATTTGTCTGAAAAtcttgccatgacaaaacacctgCTTACTACTGAGTCAATGTCAGAATTTATGGCCCTCTTTAATAAGGAGGACTCAAATGACAATGTTCAGATTGTTCTTGCAATATTTGATAATATCAGTAAGAATATACAAAAAGAAGCACTATTtgctgaggatgatgatgatgatgatgatgtggtgAATCTTGAACCACTTATTTCTGCATTCCAAGAGATTGAGAAAATTGCTAAGCAACTGAAACGCAATCCTGACAATCAGAAATCACCCTGaagtagaacaaaaaaaaaaaataatatgctTAACCATTTGCCTATGATTGTCCTTGTGTTCCTGAGTCATATGATCCTCAAATAATGCTTTGGTTTCCCAGCTGATTGCCTGTGTCAGTGTACCTCTTTAATGCTGGTGATAATTTGCCCAATGCTTATGTAATCTGTATCGCTTTTCTGATGCCAAATGAATATACAACTGAAAACACATTTGTTGGTGATACTTGTTTTGTTGATTGTGATGTTCAGAATGTGAGTTGAAAGTGAACTGAGCCACTGTAAATAAGATACCCTTGTAATTGTTGTTCTCATGTGCATCTGTTTGAGTCTTGTGCTTCAATAAAGTTCTGTGTTATTAAAGTTAGCCGCAATCTCCCCTTCACTGTACAATACGGATGCAAAGAGGACACATGGCCGTGCACACCGCTAATGTGTGAGTAACATGCTTCTTCCACAGGCTTCTTCTCGGCATTGAATCTCAAAGGGTGGAATGGACTGCAACTCAGAGCATACTTCCGAGAGGGCTCACTTCAAGTTGTACTCTAATACAACTTATGGTAAGGAGAAGAGCATGGGTAGGAAAAAGTGTTTCTATACGGATATATCCAACTGCCTGGATTAGGTGGGAGGAGTATAAATTGAAGAAATATATTGAAAATGAGGTAAGTTTGAAGAGCAAGTTGGACTTCGCTGTTCAAACTACTATGTTCAGAATAGAATCAGTACAATGTAGAGGGT encodes:
- the Gprasp1 gene encoding G-protein coupled receptor-associated sorting protein 1, whose product is MTRAEMEPGAQAKTENKPGDENANTNAAEVENEAPLVVRPKVRTQIMTGARPKVKPRAPPGARPKIEASSPGGAYPKYKPKSIPVSRSRNDAQVWAPNRFRADPMSKMGKQGQMSTANSPLVGTDSGVIAQAKCLSVDRELGNMDTESYPRRANSQAGFQHSFGPEEGTSTGTWYRSRPTPKGEASENSDFRWADKPSGSSSFWNRDEPSTRFRPRKNMKANNPRFRHMAKQETNTMPRHKNKQEFYNISSSDSEDESAKTPWFWAKEKTKVWSRPKEEPNNRSWFRPKKEVHAESTSGSECENHPKSSFCSGEEAKSRTKPRVRKGVNMRARHQAKREAYNDGPSGSVDTSKKESWFLPEDKASAFAKSKIKKEPRTRAMPKEEVKTKVRASTKQEARSEEEVLVGAWFWDTQESRMVDRVITKPSLHVEEEPIVGDWFWSEEEASVDSETCCISRPRAKEDQVSTFSLGSGKKTSIENGPKASSKSVSVAEEENIIGSWFWADDEDVSLQAEDESIFGSWFWGIGENSLRSVRVGCEKMPKSEDKEVTDSWFWAGEVSTEAEVEEQARPASTKGTIFVPWFWSEKQAHVDLGTEPCSDIMAGAEEEPIIGPWFWAKVDTSVEAEVNSKSSLEDEEEPIISPWLGAREQANMKYAAGARYKPMAEAEDTNKESCLWAKEPSLYPTNRESSKSALREQGDTVDSWLWSNNYPRTEATAGSWLWAAEEGNIDDETGEEIKLPTLEDNIFSSWFWKDDEETVVEATNIQESRPEAEEEDIIGSWFWAGDEDKFQPATEIHEENKTASEEEDAVGSWFWGKEEAGLEPMRRGTFESAPGIKEEEITGSWFWSGEAKIGAGSQTVETGSETEEEAIFESLIWAAKKNIVRAAVNRVSKPEGEGEMVVESRFQSSDKATEKSETVLISESSPENKEGPIVEFGSRAKDEAINKTDSGDNCEVNTEAETMVGSWFWEGDETGFESNPTPVFKATCEPKSSTEQEPDPSRRPQSWDEVTVQFKPGPWGKAGFPFVSPFRFPKEAASLFAEMFGGKPRPDNLGPEGEQESSGQPESEFPFQYDPSYRSVQEIREHLKARESAQPESWSCSCVQCDLRISSEEFEELLLIMDRNQDPFIHEISKIAMGMRSASPFTRDFIRNSGVISLIEALLNYPSSRVRTTFLENMVRVSPPYPDLNMIQTYVCQVCEDTFDYDLDSSDQLSGLTMVTHLTATSDYHKMVAKYLSGFFYLLSSGNTKTRLQVLKLLLNLSENLAMTKHLLTTESMSEFMALFNKEDSNDNVQIVLAIFDNISKNIQKEALFAEDDDDDDDVVNLEPLISAFQEIEKIAKQLKRNPDNQKSP